A stretch of the Macaca mulatta isolate MMU2019108-1 chromosome 16, T2T-MMU8v2.0, whole genome shotgun sequence genome encodes the following:
- the CDK5RAP3 gene encoding CDK5 regulatory subunit-associated protein 3 (The RefSeq protein has 1 substitution compared to this genomic sequence) has protein sequence MEDHQHVPIDIQTSKLLDWLVDRRHCSLKWQSLVLTIREKINAAIQDMPESEEIAQLLSGSYIHYFHCLRIVDLLKGTEASTKNIFGRYSSQRMKDWQEIIALYEKDNTYLVELSSLLVRNVNYEIPSLKKQIAKCQQLQQEYSRKEEECQAGAAEMREQFYHSCKQYGITGENVRGELLALVKDLPSQLAEIGAAAQQSLGEAIDVYQASVGFVCDSPTEEVLPMLRFVQKRGNSTVYEWRTGTEPSVVERPHLEELPEQIAEDAIDWGDFGVEAVSEGTDSGISAEAAGIDWGVFLESDSKDPGGDGIDWGDDAVALQITVLEAGTQAPEGVARGPDALTLLEYTETRNQFLDELMELEIFLAQRAVELSEEADVLSVSQFQLAPAILQGQTKEKMVTMVSVLDNLIGKLTNLQLQHLFMILASPRYVDRVTEFLQQKLKQSQLLALKKELMVQKQQEALGEQAALEPKLDLLLEKSKELQKLIEADISKRYSGRPVNLMGTSL, from the exons ATGGAG GACCATCAGCACGTGCCCATCGACATCCAGACCAGCAAGCTGCTCG ATTGGCTGGTGGACAGAAGGCACTGCAGCCTGAAATGGCAGAGTCTGGTGCTGACGATCCGAGAGAAGATCAATGCTGCCATCCAGGACATGCCAGAGAGCGAAGAGATCGCCCAGCTGCTGTCTGGGTCCT ACATTCACTACTTTCACTGCCTAAGAATCGTGGACCTTCTCAAAGGCACAGAGGCctccacaaaaaatatttttggccgATACTCTTCACAGCGGATGAAG GATTGGCAGGAGATTATAGCCCTGTATGAGAAGGACAACACCTACTTAG TGGAACTCTCTAGCCTCCTGGTTCGGAATGTCAACTATGAGATCCCCTCACTGAAGAAGCAGATTGCCAAGtgccagcagctgcagcaagaatACAGCCGCAAGGAGGAGGAGTGCCAGGCAGGGGCTGCTGAGATGCGGGAGCAGTTCTACCACTCCTGCAAGCAGTATGGCATCACG GGCGAAAATGTCCGAGGAGAACTGCTGGCCCTGGTGAAGGACCTGCCGAGTCAGCTGGCTGAGATTGGGGCAGCGGCTCAGCAGTCCCTGGGGGAAGCCATCGACGTGTACCAGGCCTCTGTGGGGTTTGTGTGTGACAG CCCCACAGAGGAGGTGTTGCCAATGCTGCAGTTCGTGCAGAAGCGGGGAAACTCAACGGTGTATGAGTGGAGGACAGGGACAGAGCCCTCTGTGGTGGAGCGACCCCACCTCGAGGAACTTCCTGAGCAGATAGCAGAGGACGCG aTTGACTGGGGCGACTTTGGGGTAGAGGCAGTGTCTGAGGGGACTGACTCTGGCATCTCTGCCGAGGCTGCTGGAATCGACTGGGGCGTCTTCCTGGAATCAGATTCAAAG GACCCTGGAGGTGATGGGATAGACTGGGGTGACGATGCTGTTGCTTTGCAGATCACAGTGCTGGAAGCAGGAACCCAGG CTCCAGAAGGTGTTGCCAGGGGCCCAGATGCTCTGACACTTCTTGAGTACACTGAGACCCGGAATCAGTTCCTTGATGAGCTCATGGAG CTTGAGATCTTCTTAGCCCAGAGAGCAGTGGAGTTGAGTGAGGAGGCAGACGTCCTGTCTGTGAGCCAGTTCCAGCTGGCTCCGGCCATCCTGCAGGGCCAGACCAAAGAGAAGATGGTTACCATGGTGTCAGTGCTGGATAATCTGATAGGCAAGCTCACCAATCTTCAGCTGCAACACCTGTTTATGATCCTGGCCTCACCAAG GTATGTGGACCGAGTGACTGAATTCCTCCAGCAAAAGCTGAAGCAGTCCcagctgctggctttgaagaaagAGCTGATGGTGCAGAAGCAGCAGGAGGCACTTGGGGAGCAGGCGGCTCTGGAGCCCAAGCTGGACCTGCTGCTGGAGAAGAGCAAGGAGCTGCAGAAGCTG ATTGAAGCTGACATCTCCAAGAGGTACAGCGGGCGCCCTGTGAACCTGATGGGAACCTCTCTGTGA